The Candidatus Acidiferrales bacterium genome has a segment encoding these proteins:
- a CDS encoding M20/M25/M40 family metallo-hydrolase has protein sequence MKKILASLAALIIMAVTPMAAQAPGVSAVYAQFRAEETNNSRMMWIIHEVADVHGPRLTGTPNLKAADDWAVKTMTSWGLSNVHLEPWTFQPPSAATPVPGWENMELQADAVSPFHGQLMVKPLAWTPSTKGVATASVVLIDPPGLAAPTGGFNFFGNTPHPQEPNWGAPPMPPAAKPKPPKQPTQAELDAYLNSVRAKVRGAIVFVGKHVEVPEDMFPAPMRRPEEEWKSRFSSANPRPFRFPQPQPLPEGELSRAEVSRQVDQFLVDNGALVRVNDAARAHGIIVAQQNNTYDWTRAVPTLIMRNEDYGRISRIMDDGTPVTLRVNIQNREYPRGTTVYNAIGEIPGTDKKDEVVMLGGHYDSWHGATGATDNGIGASMMLEAIRILAALHVHPRRTIRVALWSGEEEGLLGSLAYVKQHFGSFEDPKPEYATLDAYFNIDSGTGKPRGAMVFGPAAAAQMIGNALAPFADWGFMGSIPTDSRRTGGTDSTSFNNAGLPGIGLAQDPFDYGSFTHHTNLDTYERIYEPDVREGAVEIASAVYAVAMADDMVPRFAASDMPKPAPEPGPGSEATKPHHIPAN, from the coding sequence GTGAAAAAAATTCTCGCATCTCTCGCTGCACTCATCATCATGGCCGTCACGCCCATGGCTGCGCAGGCTCCGGGAGTTTCCGCAGTCTACGCGCAGTTCCGCGCGGAAGAGACCAACAATTCCAGAATGATGTGGATCATTCACGAAGTCGCCGACGTCCATGGCCCGCGCCTCACCGGCACGCCGAATCTCAAGGCCGCCGACGACTGGGCCGTGAAAACCATGACCTCCTGGGGCCTTTCCAACGTTCATCTCGAGCCGTGGACTTTTCAGCCGCCGAGCGCTGCGACGCCCGTCCCCGGCTGGGAGAATATGGAATTGCAGGCCGATGCCGTTTCTCCGTTTCACGGTCAGTTGATGGTCAAGCCTCTTGCGTGGACTCCCAGCACCAAAGGTGTCGCCACCGCGAGCGTCGTTCTCATTGATCCTCCCGGATTGGCCGCGCCCACCGGCGGCTTCAATTTCTTCGGAAACACGCCACATCCGCAGGAACCCAATTGGGGCGCGCCGCCGATGCCTCCAGCCGCGAAGCCAAAACCGCCCAAGCAGCCCACGCAAGCTGAGCTCGATGCCTACTTGAACTCCGTCCGCGCCAAAGTCCGCGGCGCGATTGTCTTTGTCGGAAAGCACGTCGAAGTTCCCGAAGATATGTTTCCCGCTCCCATGCGCCGTCCCGAAGAAGAATGGAAGTCGCGATTCAGTTCCGCGAATCCACGTCCTTTTCGCTTTCCTCAGCCGCAGCCATTACCCGAAGGCGAATTGTCGCGCGCGGAAGTTTCGCGCCAGGTCGATCAATTCCTAGTCGACAACGGCGCGCTCGTGCGCGTCAATGACGCTGCCCGCGCCCACGGCATAATCGTCGCGCAGCAAAACAACACTTACGACTGGACGCGCGCCGTTCCCACGCTCATCATGCGCAACGAAGACTACGGCCGCATTTCGCGCATCATGGACGACGGCACGCCCGTCACCCTCCGCGTCAATATTCAGAATCGCGAATATCCTCGCGGCACCACGGTCTACAACGCCATCGGCGAAATCCCCGGCACGGATAAAAAAGACGAAGTCGTCATGCTCGGCGGTCACTACGATTCCTGGCACGGCGCCACCGGCGCCACCGACAACGGCATCGGCGCTTCGATGATGCTCGAGGCCATCCGCATTCTCGCCGCGCTGCACGTGCATCCGCGCCGCACGATTCGCGTCGCTCTGTGGAGCGGCGAAGAAGAAGGCTTGCTCGGCTCGCTCGCCTACGTGAAGCAGCATTTCGGCAGCTTCGAAGATCCCAAGCCCGAGTACGCCACGCTCGACGCCTATTTCAACATCGATTCCGGCACGGGCAAGCCTCGCGGCGCGATGGTCTTCGGTCCCGCAGCCGCCGCTCAGATGATTGGCAACGCGCTCGCCCCGTTCGCGGACTGGGGCTTTATGGGCTCGATCCCAACCGACAGTCGTCGCACCGGCGGCACCGACAGCACTTCATTCAACAATGCCGGTCTGCCGGGAATCGGCCTTGCGCAGGATCCGTTCGACTACGGCTCCTTCACGCATCACACAAATCTCGACACCTACGAGCGCATTTACGAGCCCGACGTGCGCGAAGGTGCCGTCGAGATTGCCTCGGCGGTTTACGCTGTCGCCATGGCCGACGATATGGTGCCGCGCTTCGCCGCGTCCGATATGCCCAAGCCCGCGCCCGAACCCGGCCCCGGCTCCGAGGCGACCAAGCCGCACCACATCCCGGCGAACTGA
- a CDS encoding sigma-70 family RNA polymerase sigma factor, protein MQPGGEAHEKNPGLIDVIARAREGDAEAWAEIYREHAPAIFRFCRRAMPSREDAEDATSEVFIKVRSKLDQYDASRPFTAWLYRVAANHCWDMLRRRRVRQDLETGDVESMPLEHPDPGQLEQLLAEKSREEVRKALDILPDRTRMALTLRYFSDMSYDEIAETLGVRRAFVGVLLLRARHQLRKVLEEGGKGLKSSAAGSKA, encoded by the coding sequence ATGCAGCCCGGCGGCGAAGCGCACGAAAAAAATCCAGGCCTGATCGACGTGATCGCCCGCGCACGGGAGGGCGACGCCGAAGCGTGGGCGGAAATTTATCGCGAGCACGCTCCGGCGATTTTTCGATTTTGCCGGCGCGCGATGCCTTCGCGCGAAGACGCCGAAGACGCGACGTCGGAGGTTTTCATCAAAGTGCGCAGCAAACTCGATCAATACGACGCATCGCGGCCGTTCACTGCGTGGCTCTATCGCGTGGCGGCGAATCACTGCTGGGACATGCTGCGGCGGCGGCGCGTGCGGCAGGATTTGGAAACGGGCGACGTCGAATCGATGCCGCTGGAACATCCGGATCCGGGACAGCTCGAGCAACTGCTTGCGGAAAAATCGCGCGAAGAAGTCCGCAAGGCGCTCGATATTTTGCCGGACCGCACACGCATGGCGCTGACGCTGCGTTATTTTTCGGATATGAGTTACGACGAAATTGCGGAGACGCTCGGCGTGCGGCGCGCATTTGTAGGCGTGCTGCTGCTGCGCGCGCGGCATCAATTGCGAAAAGTTCTGGAAGAAGGCGGCAAAGGGCTGAAGAGTTCTGCGGCGGGGAGCAAGGCATGA
- a CDS encoding polymer-forming cytoskeletal protein: MNHFDEMTALLYLDGQLDRGQAAETLAHTNICAECRALLESLKRETLFLEQSLQEKDPVPARFAAPARKSDLPWGWITVFGMAAAGIFTVWNGFVEPFEQQLNQAGFTGGNLMTMLFFSGAFWKGWSSVLSFLSFFAASVFAILALVMLRRFWGRSTAVGMVLGIFAAVLVFPLMLAAPVAQASEAVHGRHLSYTLASGQTVNTDLFVSAEFARIEGTVNGDLIVFSAEVEVDGHVTGDVISMARELRINGQVDGNIRGYAQTLNINGSVGKNVLAACQDFEMGTNAKIRGSLTLAGGNAMISGSVGRDITAAVGDTTLDGTIGQGIKIRGDNLRIGPDANIQGQAKYTGHYPAEVAPEAKLGSPVAFTPLKEGPDYSNWRFYWHRAEFWGAAFLFGLVLLLLLPGFFNEGLQASRRILPSLGLGVLFMFATPIIAGLVCFTVVGIGLAIPTIFIWLIALYAAQVFVATQAGNYILGAATGTGALVGRLAIGLVIIHALEMVPYHVGILAKLVVLWWGLGAIVLAIYRHLHRVMTAPAPIAA; this comes from the coding sequence ATGAATCACTTCGATGAGATGACCGCGCTTTTGTATCTCGACGGGCAACTGGACCGCGGGCAGGCAGCGGAAACGCTGGCGCACACGAACATCTGTGCAGAGTGCCGCGCGCTACTCGAGTCGCTGAAAAGAGAAACGCTTTTTCTGGAACAAAGCCTGCAGGAAAAAGATCCCGTGCCCGCGCGGTTTGCAGCGCCAGCGAGAAAATCCGATTTGCCATGGGGATGGATTACGGTGTTTGGAATGGCAGCGGCGGGAATTTTCACGGTGTGGAACGGATTCGTGGAACCTTTCGAGCAGCAGCTCAATCAAGCAGGATTTACGGGAGGAAATTTGATGACCATGCTCTTTTTCAGCGGCGCATTTTGGAAGGGATGGTCCAGCGTGCTCAGCTTCCTTAGTTTCTTCGCCGCCTCCGTGTTTGCCATTCTCGCGCTCGTGATGCTGAGAAGGTTCTGGGGGCGCAGCACGGCTGTGGGAATGGTGCTGGGGATTTTCGCCGCCGTGCTGGTGTTCCCACTGATGCTGGCGGCTCCTGTGGCGCAGGCATCCGAAGCGGTGCATGGCCGCCACCTCAGCTATACGCTGGCTTCTGGCCAGACGGTCAATACCGATTTATTTGTGTCCGCTGAGTTCGCGCGCATTGAAGGCACAGTGAATGGCGATTTGATCGTATTCAGTGCGGAAGTCGAGGTGGATGGGCACGTGACGGGAGACGTGATTTCGATGGCACGCGAGTTGCGAATTAATGGGCAAGTCGACGGGAACATTCGAGGTTACGCGCAAACGTTGAACATCAACGGAAGCGTTGGCAAAAACGTTTTGGCCGCTTGTCAGGATTTCGAAATGGGCACGAATGCAAAGATACGGGGAAGCTTAACGCTCGCCGGCGGGAATGCAATGATTTCCGGAAGCGTGGGACGAGACATCACTGCGGCAGTGGGCGACACAACACTGGACGGCACAATCGGACAAGGAATCAAAATCAGGGGCGATAATCTGCGGATCGGGCCTGATGCAAATATTCAGGGGCAGGCGAAGTACACGGGACACTATCCAGCAGAGGTGGCTCCAGAGGCAAAATTGGGAAGTCCTGTCGCGTTCACCCCATTGAAAGAGGGTCCCGACTACTCAAACTGGAGATTTTATTGGCATCGCGCGGAGTTCTGGGGCGCGGCATTTTTGTTCGGACTCGTACTACTGCTGTTGCTGCCCGGATTTTTCAATGAAGGCTTGCAGGCGAGCCGGAGAATCCTGCCGTCGCTTGGGCTTGGCGTGCTGTTCATGTTCGCGACGCCTATCATAGCCGGCTTGGTCTGCTTCACTGTCGTTGGAATCGGGCTGGCGATACCGACGATATTCATCTGGCTGATTGCGCTCTATGCGGCGCAAGTGTTCGTGGCGACACAGGCGGGAAACTATATTCTCGGCGCGGCCACGGGAACCGGAGCGCTCGTGGGGCGGCTGGCCATCGGGCTGGTAATCATTCATGCGCTGGAGATGGTGCCATACCATGTGGGCATTCTGGCCAAATTGGTCGTTCTTTGGTGGGGGCTCGGCGCGATTGTGCTGGCGATATACAGGCACTTGCACCGGGTGATGACGGCGCCAGCGCCGATTGCGGCGTAG
- a CDS encoding RHS repeat-associated core domain-containing protein, producing MNISVTTANQMDGYSYDAEGRRVRRTVPGSGITDDYLYDLDGNYITQVSGTGWWIRGELYADGRHLGTYENDLSTPTTFFNHTDHLGTERVETAVNGTACETITSLPFGDGLNTSGSCDPSAKYFTGKERDWESNLDNFGKRYYGSSMGRFMTTDPVLITTERLMNPQQLNLYAYVANNPFRFIDPTGEILQCVGDAESQKQCFSDLQQIAGDAANRLSMDAKTGVVSFDTKDLDLSKNEGAALVNDLVGSKNTYDFSVGPTVMTNKGPVRIDKISFDLANLPAFGDQRQIGNPPSGVSDILGLNLDNPNMTRVSNTNLKVAPEWTVAFHELAEAYEKIDGGKGGSYAAGHDAALQRELELRDQRPYLKEYNTGAGGPANSRNAQGGIIIKQ from the coding sequence TTGAACATCAGCGTGACCACGGCAAATCAAATGGATGGCTACTCGTATGATGCGGAAGGGCGGCGGGTGCGGAGGACAGTGCCGGGAAGCGGGATCACGGATGATTACCTCTACGACCTGGACGGGAACTATATTACGCAGGTGAGCGGGACGGGATGGTGGATACGGGGAGAGTTGTACGCGGACGGGAGGCACTTGGGGACGTATGAGAACGATCTGAGTACGCCGACGACGTTCTTCAATCATACGGATCATCTGGGGACGGAGCGGGTGGAGACGGCAGTGAACGGGACGGCGTGCGAGACGATCACGAGCTTGCCGTTCGGAGATGGGTTGAACACGAGCGGGAGTTGCGATCCGAGCGCGAAGTACTTCACGGGCAAAGAACGCGACTGGGAATCGAACCTGGATAACTTCGGAAAACGCTACTACGGTTCGAGCATGGGCCGCTTCATGACCACCGATCCAGTTCTGATAACGACAGAACGGCTGATGAATCCGCAACAGCTCAACCTCTACGCCTATGTTGCGAATAATCCATTTCGTTTTATCGATCCGACTGGAGAGATTTTGCAGTGTGTCGGAGATGCCGAAAGCCAAAAACAGTGTTTTTCGGACCTGCAACAGATCGCTGGAGATGCTGCAAATCGACTCTCGATGGATGCAAAAACAGGGGTCGTTAGTTTCGACACCAAAGACCTTGATCTAAGCAAGAACGAGGGAGCGGCGCTCGTCAACGATCTCGTCGGTAGCAAGAATACATACGACTTCAGTGTCGGCCCCACGGTCATGACGAATAAGGGACCCGTCAGAATCGATAAAATTTCTTTCGATTTGGCTAACCTTCCAGCATTTGGCGACCAACGCCAAATCGGTAATCCTCCGTCTGGCGTCAGTGACATCCTCGGTCTCAATCTCGACAATCCGAATATGACGCGAGTGTCAAATACCAATCTAAAGGTAGCTCCAGAGTGGACTGTTGCGTTTCACGAGCTTGCCGAGGCCTACGAGAAGATCGACGGTGGAAAGGGCGGGAGTTACGCGGCAGGTCACGATGCGGCTCTGCAACGAGAACTAGAGTTGAGAGATCAACGTCCCTACCTCAAGGAGTACAACACCGGTGCTGGAGGGCCAGCGAACTCTCGAAATGCGCAAGGTGGAATCATCATCAAGCAATGA